In methanogenic archaeon ISO4-H5, the following are encoded in one genomic region:
- a CDS encoding HTH domain-containing protein translates to MSDEFREKIAGEITLAAEPGKTIRKWREEFGLSQYELADAMGVSHSVISDYESGRRKSPGVAVIRKMVDAFLRLDEEKGSPVQVKYMPESKLSCVIAMDEYPQGVDENVFIRAISGENINPVKTPSKRIYGFTVVDSLKAILSLSSQDYLKIYGWSTERALIFTDVHYGRSPMVAIRAHPLTPAMVVYQKPDQTDPLAIKLAEREGIPLVVTDLPVERLIAKLSELKEGN, encoded by the coding sequence ATGTCTGACGAGTTCAGGGAGAAGATCGCGGGAGAGATCACTCTTGCCGCCGAGCCCGGCAAGACCATCCGCAAGTGGAGGGAGGAGTTCGGTCTCTCCCAGTACGAGCTGGCCGATGCGATGGGTGTTTCTCACTCGGTCATCAGCGATTATGAGTCCGGCAGAAGGAAGTCCCCCGGCGTGGCGGTAATCCGCAAGATGGTGGACGCCTTCCTCAGACTCGACGAGGAGAAGGGCTCCCCCGTCCAGGTGAAGTACATGCCCGAGAGCAAGCTCTCCTGTGTAATAGCCATGGATGAGTATCCCCAGGGAGTGGACGAGAACGTTTTCATCCGCGCTATATCGGGCGAGAACATCAATCCCGTCAAGACCCCCTCGAAGAGGATCTACGGCTTCACCGTCGTGGATTCCCTCAAGGCCATCCTGAGCCTGAGCTCGCAGGATTATCTGAAGATCTACGGATGGAGCACCGAGCGTGCCCTCATCTTCACGGACGTCCACTACGGACGTTCGCCCATGGTGGCCATCAGGGCCCACCCCCTGACCCCCGCCATGGTCGTGTACCAGAAACCCGATCAGACCGACCCCCTCGCCATCAAGCTGGCGGAGAGGGAGGGCATCCCGCTGGTGGTCACAGACCTGCCGGTGGAGAGGCTGATCGCAAAACTCTCTGAATTAAAGGAAGGGAACTGA
- a CDS encoding hydroxymethylglutaryl-CoA synthase: MVGIVSYGAYVPKYRIKPDEIGRVWGADGAAMGKGLMITQKSVPSPDEDTITIATTAARDMLERVPEVDPADIGAVYIGSESHPYAVKPSSSIVAEAIGATPAMTAADLEFACKAGTAGIQAGMGLVAAGMVKYAVAIGADTSQGAPGDALEYSASAGGAAYLLGNENVIAEINKTLSFTTDTPDFWRREGMMYPVHGGRFSGEPAYFRHVTTAAKMMMEAMGTTPEDYNYVVLHQPNGKFPTRAAKMLGFSDEQLMPGLLTPVIGNTYSGAVPLGLAHVLDQAKPGDRILVTSYGSGAGSDAFDITVTDAIKDFKRDNAPVLDKLLANVEYIDYAIYAKYKNTIKMPEE; the protein is encoded by the coding sequence ATGGTTGGAATAGTTAGTTACGGGGCCTACGTGCCCAAATACAGGATAAAACCCGACGAGATCGGAAGGGTCTGGGGTGCCGACGGCGCCGCCATGGGAAAGGGACTCATGATCACCCAGAAATCGGTCCCCTCTCCCGATGAGGACACCATCACCATCGCCACCACCGCCGCCAGGGACATGCTAGAGCGTGTTCCCGAGGTGGACCCCGCCGACATCGGTGCGGTCTACATCGGATCCGAGTCCCACCCCTACGCGGTGAAACCTTCCTCCTCGATCGTAGCAGAGGCCATCGGAGCCACCCCCGCCATGACCGCCGCCGATCTGGAGTTCGCATGCAAGGCGGGAACCGCCGGCATCCAGGCCGGAATGGGTCTTGTCGCCGCGGGCATGGTGAAATACGCCGTGGCCATCGGAGCCGACACCTCCCAGGGAGCACCCGGAGATGCTCTCGAATACAGTGCATCCGCCGGAGGAGCAGCCTACCTTCTCGGAAACGAGAACGTCATCGCTGAGATCAACAAGACCCTCAGCTTCACCACCGACACCCCCGACTTCTGGAGGAGAGAGGGGATGATGTACCCCGTCCACGGAGGAAGGTTCTCGGGAGAGCCCGCCTACTTCAGGCACGTCACCACCGCCGCCAAGATGATGATGGAGGCTATGGGCACCACCCCCGAAGATTACAATTATGTTGTACTGCACCAGCCCAACGGCAAGTTCCCCACCAGGGCCGCCAAGATGCTGGGATTCAGCGACGAGCAGCTGATGCCCGGACTGCTCACCCCGGTCATCGGAAACACCTACTCCGGTGCGGTCCCCCTGGGTCTGGCACATGTGCTTGACCAGGCCAAACCCGGTGACAGGATCCTTGTCACCTCCTACGGATCCGGAGCGGGATCCGACGCGTTCGACATCACCGTCACCGACGCGATCAAGGACTTCAAGCGCGACAACGCACCCGTGCTCGACAAGCTCCTCGCCAACGTGGAGTACATCGACTACGCCATCTACGCGAAATACAAGAACACCATCAAGATGCCGGAGGAATGA
- a CDS encoding Fic family protein: MIIDYEKYLKYTVEAFPVRHKRKDLYRVDLRINSDCRSKIKEIEEMDRQLDRVILRFSDYKELVQDAHAVNVHWSTKLEGNRMSLEEVMNSSRMVGGSPKKLEAKDPGNQQEILNHLYSYFMEDRFALPWNLGTVSSVHKLLMKGTGEDCIPGQIRKEEEVHVTSNGIETFIGCPAIHVSSELEDLLEWVSYSPYDSLATAVIFFHEFESIHPFVEGNGRTGRSLFHILMQEKGFINFNLCKIDDKLLQKSQIYYSLMEYTDKTGDYSPIVEYFCDCIYSAYEEAISIFEEKDVLKELDESSRALVMEARGHRDWFSLNEAGSWVSGLSDQSIRNKLNHLVELGVLEKEGSTRATRYRFTDPFGEIKEMLKKEFPDD, from the coding sequence ATGATAATAGATTATGAAAAATATTTAAAGTACACTGTTGAGGCCTTTCCGGTCAGACACAAGCGTAAGGATCTTTACAGAGTCGATCTGAGGATCAATTCCGACTGCAGGTCCAAGATAAAAGAGATAGAGGAGATGGACCGCCAGTTGGATAGAGTGATCCTCAGGTTCTCCGATTATAAGGAGCTCGTTCAGGATGCACATGCCGTCAATGTCCATTGGTCCACCAAGCTGGAAGGCAACCGCATGTCTCTGGAGGAGGTCATGAACTCGTCCCGTATGGTCGGCGGTTCCCCCAAGAAGCTGGAAGCGAAAGACCCAGGAAACCAGCAGGAGATCCTGAACCATCTCTACTCCTATTTCATGGAGGACAGATTCGCTCTTCCTTGGAATCTTGGGACCGTATCCTCCGTCCATAAGCTTCTGATGAAGGGCACGGGGGAGGACTGCATCCCCGGACAGATCAGAAAAGAGGAAGAGGTCCACGTCACCAGCAATGGCATCGAGACATTCATCGGATGCCCCGCAATCCACGTATCGAGCGAGTTGGAGGACCTGTTGGAGTGGGTATCATATTCTCCATATGATTCGCTGGCGACTGCGGTGATATTCTTCCACGAATTCGAGAGTATACATCCATTCGTTGAAGGCAACGGACGTACGGGACGTTCTCTGTTCCACATCCTGATGCAGGAGAAAGGGTTCATCAACTTCAATCTCTGCAAGATCGACGATAAGCTTCTGCAGAAGAGCCAGATATACTATTCTCTGATGGAATACACGGACAAGACCGGAGATTACAGCCCCATCGTCGAATACTTCTGCGACTGCATATACTCCGCATATGAGGAAGCCATAAGCATCTTCGAGGAGAAGGATGTCCTGAAGGAACTTGACGAGAGCTCCAGAGCCCTGGTGATGGAGGCTCGGGGCCACAGAGATTGGTTCTCGCTTAACGAAGCGGGCTCCTGGGTCAGTGGCCTTTCCGATCAGAGCATCAGGAACAAACTGAACCACCTTGTGGAACTCGGAGTGCTCGAGAAGGAAGGCAGCACCCGTGCCACAAGATACCGTTTCACCGATCCGTTCGGAGAAATCAAGGAAATGCTGAAAAAGGAGTTCCCGGATGACTAA
- a CDS encoding transmembrane protein yields MSPSTEGYREHRTVGRISPALLCICIVAVVLVLGAPLSETVSDGSEAASEVPTIDVLTLEGESLSGKGAILDGTSLDFTAESEPGSPQVFRVDAGTVLVSGANYLLISGPSSMDFSLTGYMFGENPYVSQYGLRLSLYTDQDCAGISFASAEFFGETTYIMGEGLKAGTPYYIKVDTVKTVEFSEAPSSAGLGFGLTASTPSEYNAVFYHSDGQVVGSNLFRNGEHYSFPSITKEGNVLIGWYDKLPDGTLYRETDTVNLSGDSDLYAFWWGWGPEECHYSTPGGCQVDIVSKVEGSSVLLDVEAASPDKRVIVSLHGVDVANLHIEVPAVINLSGSDDVLTEADARNCVDVLGTISNWFSQHGLDPMTKVRTDSGTAKAGVPAIKVLSENGLGFELASAEGGSMKLDKDALYAIYRQSVAIHLDKEESAIDYQSVTGIEDAVCSFILRVAEDSDMNEAQRKTVGDHAAWYAAVVVDGKEISDLRTGKVTLSIPFSDVKSGDTVRAYWVMEDGAREEYRSAYDGKTVTFESGHLSIYMITAESGGTPFLFVGVAAVLLVLAIPILLGVKRRSG; encoded by the coding sequence ATGAGTCCGAGTACTGAAGGCTACCGCGAGCACCGCACCGTCGGGAGGATCAGTCCCGCATTGCTATGCATCTGCATAGTGGCAGTCGTGCTCGTGCTCGGTGCCCCGCTCTCCGAGACCGTCTCCGACGGGTCGGAGGCAGCCTCCGAGGTACCGACCATCGACGTACTCACCCTCGAGGGGGAATCCCTGAGCGGAAAAGGGGCGATCCTCGACGGAACCTCCCTTGACTTCACGGCGGAATCGGAACCCGGCAGCCCCCAGGTCTTCCGTGTGGATGCCGGCACCGTTCTGGTGTCCGGCGCAAACTACTTACTGATCTCAGGCCCTTCTTCCATGGATTTCTCCCTCACCGGATACATGTTCGGCGAGAATCCCTACGTATCCCAGTACGGTCTCAGGTTGTCGTTATACACGGATCAGGACTGCGCCGGCATATCCTTCGCCTCCGCGGAGTTCTTCGGCGAGACCACATACATAATGGGTGAGGGGCTCAAGGCCGGCACACCCTATTACATAAAAGTTGACACCGTGAAGACCGTTGAGTTCTCCGAGGCCCCCAGCTCCGCCGGCCTGGGATTCGGACTCACCGCCTCCACCCCCTCCGAGTACAACGCCGTCTTCTATCATTCCGACGGCCAGGTGGTCGGCAGCAACCTCTTCCGCAACGGGGAGCACTACTCCTTCCCGAGTATCACCAAGGAGGGGAACGTGCTGATCGGCTGGTATGATAAACTTCCCGACGGCACCCTTTACAGGGAGACGGATACGGTTAACCTGTCCGGAGATTCCGATCTCTACGCATTTTGGTGGGGCTGGGGCCCCGAGGAGTGCCACTACAGCACGCCCGGAGGATGCCAGGTGGACATCGTTTCCAAGGTCGAGGGTTCTTCTGTTCTTCTTGATGTGGAGGCAGCATCCCCCGACAAGAGAGTCATCGTGAGCCTGCACGGAGTCGATGTGGCCAATCTGCACATAGAGGTACCCGCAGTCATCAATCTGTCCGGATCCGATGATGTCCTCACGGAAGCGGATGCCCGCAACTGCGTGGACGTCCTCGGAACGATCTCCAACTGGTTCTCCCAGCACGGACTGGACCCCATGACTAAAGTGAGGACGGATTCCGGTACCGCCAAGGCAGGCGTCCCGGCTATCAAGGTCCTGAGCGAGAACGGACTCGGATTCGAGCTTGCATCCGCCGAAGGCGGGAGCATGAAGCTCGACAAGGACGCCCTCTATGCGATTTACAGGCAAAGCGTCGCCATCCACCTCGATAAGGAAGAATCCGCCATAGATTACCAGTCGGTCACCGGAATCGAGGATGCTGTGTGCTCGTTCATCCTCCGCGTCGCGGAGGATTCTGATATGAACGAGGCTCAGCGCAAGACCGTCGGGGACCATGCCGCATGGTACGCGGCCGTCGTCGTCGACGGGAAGGAGATAAGCGACCTCCGCACCGGTAAGGTTACCCTTTCCATCCCCTTCTCTGACGTCAAGTCCGGTGACACCGTCCGCGCTTACTGGGTCATGGAGGACGGTGCCCGGGAGGAGTACCGTTCCGCGTACGACGGGAAGACAGTCACGTTCGAGAGCGGACACCTCTCGATATACATGATCACCGCCGAATCTGGCGGCACCCCGTTCCTCTTCGTCGGAGTGGCGGCCGTGCTGCTGGTGCTGGCGATCCCAATCCTGCTGGGGGTGAAACGCAGATCGGGATGA
- a CDS encoding anaerobic cobalt chelatase CbiK, with protein sequence MSKKAILVISFGTSYNENREETIVPVEKAIAKEYPDREFRRAWTSKMIIAKLKKRDGEHIDYIDEAMDKLVAEGFDDVIVQSTHIMNGTEFDFVYNIVSKYKTQIPVIAIGRPLLTTDDDYDEVVANIANDLLPLAGKGALVLMGHGTEHYANATYSELQMKLFFAGYKDVYVTTVEGFPDFDNTLELMKDKGYKEVTVTPFMIVAGDHANNDMAGDDDDSLKSVLEKEGYKVNCVIKGLGSYPSFQRMFAEHAMKAEQI encoded by the coding sequence ATGAGCAAGAAGGCCATCCTGGTAATCAGCTTCGGAACCAGCTACAACGAGAACCGCGAGGAGACCATCGTCCCTGTGGAGAAAGCCATAGCGAAGGAATACCCCGACAGGGAGTTCAGGAGGGCCTGGACCAGCAAGATGATCATCGCCAAGCTGAAGAAAAGAGACGGAGAACACATCGATTACATCGACGAGGCGATGGACAAACTGGTCGCGGAGGGATTCGACGACGTCATTGTACAGTCGACGCACATCATGAACGGGACCGAGTTCGATTTCGTCTACAATATCGTATCGAAGTACAAGACCCAGATACCCGTGATTGCGATCGGAAGGCCTCTCCTCACCACTGATGATGATTACGACGAGGTGGTGGCCAACATCGCCAACGACCTCCTTCCCCTGGCAGGGAAGGGAGCATTGGTACTCATGGGCCACGGCACCGAGCACTATGCCAATGCCACCTACAGCGAACTGCAGATGAAGCTGTTCTTCGCGGGGTACAAAGACGTTTATGTGACCACCGTGGAGGGATTCCCGGACTTCGACAACACCCTGGAACTCATGAAGGACAAGGGTTACAAGGAAGTGACCGTGACCCCGTTCATGATCGTCGCCGGCGACCACGCCAACAACGATATGGCTGGGGATGACGACGACTCTCTCAAATCCGTACTGGAGAAAGAAGGATACAAAGTGAACTGCGTCATCAAGGGACTCGGTTCGTATCCCTCGTTCCAGAGGATGTTCGCCGAGCACGCCATGAAGGCGGAGCAGATCTGA
- a CDS encoding adhesin-like protein, which yields MNGTNVNITKKMLPLAAVIILCAACLVTVAYAYNATYKDTVDGSEVPTDEKSKYIYITGDGLGYPTTQDYQVNVDVQYDTETAWNSESEKYETTATPKSYEITDITPANNSTKFVGYEDGIATFEIGKIVINNKNTVLQNVFVSVSDVTDSGVAEGKVSLLKSKVTAANIFMKAAGADDYNTVFKLTQDKVEVTVYLVAEVNTTPDVLGVNTNPVVVNDAGELKTTVKSILAVPGFSISFNATADDDLTIVSGTMTASDITSIKEAAAANKDVTAKVVNGDGASIVMDSAAIATLGADAADLQVNAVDSPVTGTVAYDITFGANHFGNGSLTITIPFEGTATTYKVAHVTNGNVIEVYDAVYADGFLTFTTNHLSTFAVGGETLDDNMLVKLEKDGSTAYYLYLGDAIKAGREGTCTITLLGKNTENGCYALRDSTVMTLNLNGQELYAPNGLFYTSGVAAELTIDGSVAGSKIDCDQDSVVYNDYSKTTQDFKLTVIGGTYSGKWTFVLYEADSASFTGATINSTVASIWCGNVGVKNLVLDKVTSTCSGSSNLYLGTVANATLKNVVASCAQGTALEIKSGNVKILGGSFTGAKYDVSEKIINHNGSGGAVAAIVINNAYCNDAKVDGVNVTIDNATVRYSDETVTNKAIVIFTDVDSVAAGKDISFTWTDHSSDVDAFYNGTGSSIFVNGAKVATQ from the coding sequence ATGAACGGAACCAACGTCAATATCACCAAAAAGATGTTGCCTCTGGCCGCAGTAATCATCCTGTGCGCCGCCTGTCTGGTTACTGTCGCATATGCATACAACGCTACCTACAAGGACACCGTAGATGGATCTGAAGTACCTACCGATGAGAAGAGCAAGTACATTTACATCACCGGAGACGGACTCGGATACCCCACCACCCAGGACTACCAGGTAAACGTGGATGTGCAGTACGACACCGAGACCGCTTGGAACAGCGAGTCCGAGAAGTACGAGACAACGGCAACCCCCAAGTCTTATGAGATCACCGACATCACCCCCGCCAACAACAGCACCAAGTTCGTCGGCTATGAGGACGGAATCGCCACCTTCGAAATCGGAAAGATCGTCATCAACAACAAGAACACCGTCTTGCAGAACGTCTTCGTCTCTGTCTCCGATGTCACCGACAGCGGAGTCGCAGAGGGCAAGGTCTCCCTCCTCAAGAGCAAGGTCACCGCTGCCAACATCTTTATGAAGGCCGCCGGTGCTGACGACTACAACACTGTCTTCAAGCTCACCCAGGATAAGGTCGAAGTCACCGTGTACCTCGTCGCAGAGGTCAACACCACCCCAGACGTGCTCGGAGTCAACACTAACCCCGTCGTCGTCAACGACGCCGGTGAGCTCAAGACCACCGTGAAGAGCATCCTCGCAGTTCCCGGATTCTCTATTTCCTTCAACGCCACAGCAGACGACGATCTCACCATCGTCAGCGGAACCATGACCGCAAGCGACATCACCTCCATCAAGGAGGCAGCAGCCGCCAACAAGGATGTCACCGCCAAGGTCGTCAACGGCGACGGCGCATCCATCGTCATGGACAGTGCCGCTATCGCAACCCTCGGAGCAGACGCAGCAGACCTCCAGGTTAACGCAGTCGATTCCCCTGTGACAGGCACTGTTGCATACGACATCACTTTCGGAGCCAACCACTTCGGAAACGGAAGCCTCACCATTACCATCCCCTTCGAGGGAACCGCAACCACTTACAAGGTTGCACATGTCACCAACGGAAACGTGATTGAGGTTTACGATGCGGTATATGCCGACGGATTCCTCACCTTCACCACCAACCACCTGTCGACCTTTGCAGTCGGCGGAGAGACACTTGACGACAACATGCTCGTCAAGCTCGAGAAGGACGGTTCCACCGCATACTATCTCTATCTCGGAGATGCCATCAAGGCAGGACGTGAGGGAACCTGTACCATTACCCTCTTGGGTAAAAACACCGAGAACGGGTGTTACGCACTGCGCGACTCCACCGTCATGACTCTGAACCTTAACGGACAGGAACTGTACGCTCCCAATGGACTGTTCTACACCAGCGGTGTCGCAGCAGAGCTCACTATCGACGGTTCCGTTGCGGGAAGTAAGATTGATTGTGACCAGGATTCTGTCGTATACAACGATTACAGCAAGACCACCCAGGACTTCAAGCTCACCGTTATCGGCGGAACTTACTCCGGAAAGTGGACATTCGTTCTCTATGAGGCAGATTCCGCTTCCTTCACCGGAGCCACCATCAACTCCACTGTTGCGAGCATCTGGTGCGGAAATGTCGGTGTCAAGAACCTCGTCCTTGACAAGGTCACCTCTACCTGTTCAGGCTCATCCAACCTCTATCTCGGAACCGTCGCTAACGCCACTCTGAAGAATGTCGTCGCCTCCTGTGCTCAGGGAACCGCCCTCGAGATCAAGTCTGGAAACGTCAAGATCCTCGGTGGATCCTTCACCGGTGCAAAGTACGATGTTTCTGAGAAGATCATCAACCACAACGGAAGCGGAGGCGCTGTAGCAGCCATTGTCATCAACAATGCATACTGCAACGACGCCAAGGTCGACGGAGTCAACGTCACCATCGACAATGCCACCGTTCGCTACTCTGATGAGACCGTGACCAACAAGGCAATTGTCATCTTCACCGATGTCGATTCCGTGGCCGCAGGCAAGGACATCTCCTTCACCTGGACAGACCACTCCTCCGATGTAGACGCGTTCTACAACGGAACTGGTTCTAGCATCTTCGTAAACGGAGCAAAGGTCGCAACCCAGTAA
- a CDS encoding transcriptional regulator: MMNPAPFDFDMKEGLYFEAKSASKGVPDDFWETYSSFANTFGGTVVFGVSEVEGHLEVTGVTDPENTIKTLWDNLNNPRFTNVNILKDKDVEVREIDEKQVIVIRIPQADRRIRPVYVKNNMNSGTFKRNHEGDYHCRMDEIKEMIRDSEDITVDITPIENLNLECFDTNSISGYLNELRVYKPNHPWIQIPMEEFLQLSGAARDIGGSLHPTGSGLLMFGKVSCIRQVYGSYFLDYTEGGGEDRYTYRIHSNSGDWSGNVYTFVHEVLNRLSMVMGVPFELRGFSNRGYSESFIAVREAVMNAVLHADYYLSGGVIIRLGSGRIEIRNPGSMRVRLEDAIHGGVSDPRNNGLMSLAMAVGWVERLGSGIFSIERIRKEGGISSLSIVEATDPSSVKVTIGLGPSLAGKNGHMREKAILDILSEYPNISRDDLADKLGISVRTLSTELKKLRENGKLERIGGNRDGFWRVIRS, encoded by the coding sequence ATGATGAATCCTGCACCCTTTGACTTTGATATGAAAGAAGGTTTGTATTTCGAGGCAAAGTCCGCATCTAAAGGAGTCCCAGATGATTTCTGGGAAACTTATTCGTCTTTTGCCAATACCTTTGGGGGTACAGTTGTATTCGGAGTGTCGGAGGTCGAAGGGCACCTTGAAGTAACCGGTGTCACAGATCCCGAGAATACAATCAAGACGCTCTGGGATAATCTAAACAATCCGAGATTCACCAACGTCAATATCCTGAAAGATAAGGACGTAGAAGTCAGGGAGATAGATGAAAAACAGGTAATAGTCATCAGGATCCCTCAGGCAGACAGGAGAATCCGGCCAGTCTATGTTAAGAATAATATGAATTCTGGCACTTTCAAACGTAATCACGAAGGGGATTACCATTGCAGAATGGATGAGATCAAAGAGATGATCCGGGATTCGGAAGACATCACCGTTGATATAACCCCCATTGAGAACCTGAACTTGGAATGTTTCGATACGAATTCCATTTCAGGATATCTAAATGAACTCAGAGTTTACAAGCCGAATCACCCTTGGATACAGATCCCGATGGAAGAGTTCCTCCAGCTTTCGGGTGCTGCGAGGGATATCGGAGGAAGCCTTCACCCCACCGGCTCGGGACTGCTTATGTTCGGTAAGGTAAGCTGTATCCGCCAGGTATATGGGAGTTATTTCCTGGATTATACAGAGGGCGGTGGTGAGGATAGGTATACCTACCGTATTCACTCGAATTCCGGGGATTGGAGCGGGAACGTGTACACGTTCGTTCATGAGGTCCTGAACCGGCTGTCGATGGTCATGGGAGTTCCTTTCGAACTAAGAGGTTTTTCGAACAGAGGGTATTCCGAATCGTTTATAGCTGTGAGGGAAGCGGTCATGAACGCGGTTCTTCACGCTGATTATTACCTCTCAGGCGGAGTTATCATACGTCTCGGGTCCGGCCGTATCGAGATACGCAATCCCGGATCGATGAGAGTGAGGCTGGAGGACGCAATTCATGGGGGAGTGAGCGACCCGCGTAACAACGGTTTGATGTCCCTTGCGATGGCTGTGGGTTGGGTGGAACGTCTTGGATCCGGTATATTCTCTATCGAGCGCATCAGAAAAGAGGGCGGAATCTCTTCATTATCAATCGTAGAAGCGACAGATCCCTCCTCGGTGAAAGTCACCATTGGCTTGGGGCCCTCACTTGCAGGAAAAAATGGGCATATGCGCGAGAAAGCGATTCTGGATATCCTTTCAGAGTATCCCAATATTTCCAGGGATGACTTAGCAGATAAACTCGGCATATCCGTAAGGACGCTCTCGACCGAATTGAAGAAGCTGCGGGAGAACGGTAAACTGGAGAGAATCGGTGGGAACAGGGACGGATTCTGGAGGGTAATCCGCTCCTAA
- a CDS encoding polyphosphate:AMP phosphotransferase produces the protein MRSLLSDELDDQLDKVQTDIAASQIPIIILFEGGSGRVISRVINELDRNLEPRGINYFHPDVTGGEATAFAEIMKATPGKGEISLYDRSWYSLAVEYCNGDDRVMEAQIEAINSFERYLLDNGTFIIKIAFRMSNDDMNEYLKEYRPHTSIHNTFLSVNHVDRVKFRAVMPQILEGTDTKRAPWDIIDVKGVQETVEKTAETIIKRMKVCLKNAWTKSDCRTIKCCFPNPRKDLELDQDASDYNDRMDELSEELERLQILLAASGRTLVLGFEGWDAAGKGGAIKHICHALNPRGYKVARVKAPTQEDNEHTYLWRFARSMPDAGHITIFDRTWYGRMMVEPIEGFCTEEEYQRSAEEINGFEKVLTIHGTILIKFWLDIDKETQLQRFNDRKNDPLKQWKLTDEDWRNREKWDVYEKYIDTMISSTNTPYAPWIAVPANNKKAARVWIMESVVDRLKAELE, from the coding sequence ATGCGCTCCCTGTTATCCGATGAACTCGACGACCAGCTCGATAAGGTGCAGACCGACATCGCCGCCAGCCAGATTCCCATTATCATTCTCTTCGAAGGGGGCAGCGGAAGAGTCATCAGCAGGGTAATCAACGAATTGGACCGCAACCTGGAGCCCAGGGGAATCAATTATTTCCACCCGGACGTCACCGGAGGCGAAGCAACTGCCTTCGCCGAAATAATGAAAGCAACCCCCGGAAAAGGGGAGATTTCCCTCTACGACCGTTCCTGGTACTCCCTCGCCGTGGAGTACTGCAACGGCGACGACAGGGTCATGGAGGCGCAAATCGAGGCCATCAACTCCTTCGAGAGGTACCTTCTCGACAACGGGACGTTCATCATCAAGATCGCCTTTAGGATGAGCAACGATGACATGAACGAGTACCTGAAGGAATACCGTCCCCACACTTCCATCCACAATACCTTCCTCTCGGTCAACCACGTGGATCGTGTCAAATTCAGGGCCGTCATGCCTCAAATCCTCGAGGGGACGGACACCAAGCGCGCCCCCTGGGACATCATCGATGTCAAGGGAGTCCAAGAAACCGTGGAGAAGACCGCGGAGACCATCATCAAGCGCATGAAGGTCTGCCTGAAGAACGCATGGACCAAGTCCGACTGCAGGACCATCAAATGCTGCTTCCCCAATCCCAGGAAGGACCTCGAACTCGACCAGGACGCATCCGACTACAACGACCGCATGGACGAGCTCTCGGAGGAGCTGGAGAGACTGCAGATCCTCCTGGCGGCGAGCGGACGCACTCTCGTCCTCGGTTTCGAGGGATGGGACGCCGCCGGGAAGGGAGGCGCCATCAAGCACATCTGCCACGCCCTGAACCCCCGCGGCTATAAGGTCGCCAGGGTGAAGGCGCCCACGCAGGAGGATAACGAGCACACCTACCTGTGGAGGTTCGCCCGCTCCATGCCCGATGCCGGTCACATCACCATCTTCGACCGTACCTGGTACGGCAGGATGATGGTTGAGCCCATCGAGGGATTCTGCACCGAGGAGGAGTACCAGCGCTCCGCCGAGGAGATCAACGGATTCGAGAAGGTGCTCACCATACACGGAACAATCCTCATCAAGTTCTGGCTCGACATCGACAAGGAAACCCAGCTCCAGAGGTTCAACGACAGGAAGAACGACCCCCTCAAGCAGTGGAAGCTCACCGACGAGGACTGGAGGAACAGGGAGAAGTGGGACGTCTACGAGAAGTACATCGACACCATGATCTCCAGCACCAACACTCCTTATGCACCGTGGATCGCCGTCCCCGCCAACAACAAGAAGGCGGCCAGGGTCTGGATCATGGAGTCCGTCGTGGACAGGCTGAAAGCGGAACTAGAGTGA